The following proteins come from a genomic window of Methanocella conradii HZ254:
- the hisG gene encoding ATP phosphoribosyltransferase yields the protein MVRIALPNKGRVYEPILELFERAGLHIVDHSERSLFAKTVDDEISLLFARARDIPEYVENGAADLGITGEDFIEESGAVVETLLDLGIGRADLVLAVPEDSSIERLDQLENKKIATEFPNITKKFFGSNGVRVHVVEVSGATEITPHIGVADAIVDLTSSGTTLSINHLKVIAHVMRTSQRLIANKESRARMPTKMAEITLALESVIEARGKRYLMMNVPASALEEVKKKLPGMSGPTVMRVESSSPMCAVHAVVHEMEIYKIINELKSVGARDILIVPIERIVR from the coding sequence ATGGTACGGATAGCGCTGCCCAATAAAGGAAGAGTGTACGAGCCGATCCTGGAGCTATTCGAGCGGGCGGGGCTTCACATAGTGGACCACTCCGAGAGGAGCCTGTTCGCCAAGACGGTAGATGACGAGATTTCCCTGCTTTTCGCGAGGGCTCGCGACATTCCCGAATACGTGGAGAATGGGGCCGCAGACCTGGGCATAACCGGCGAGGATTTTATTGAAGAGTCAGGGGCGGTAGTTGAGACGTTGCTGGATCTGGGCATCGGTCGGGCTGACCTCGTGCTGGCCGTACCAGAAGACTCGAGCATAGAGCGGCTTGACCAGCTTGAAAATAAAAAGATAGCGACAGAGTTCCCAAATATAACGAAGAAATTTTTCGGCTCAAATGGGGTGAGAGTACACGTAGTCGAGGTATCGGGCGCCACGGAGATAACGCCCCACATTGGCGTGGCCGACGCCATCGTAGACCTCACTTCTAGCGGCACCACGCTTTCCATAAACCACTTAAAGGTGATCGCCCACGTGATGCGCACATCCCAGCGCCTCATAGCGAACAAGGAGAGCCGGGCGAGGATGCCTACAAAGATGGCGGAGATAACCCTTGCGCTGGAGAGCGTCATCGAGGCCAGGGGGAAGCGCTATCTGATGATGAACGTCCCCGCATCAGCGCTGGAGGAAGTTAAGAAAAAGCTGCCTGGCATGTCAGGCCCCACCGTGATGAGGGTCGAGTCGAGCTCGCCCATGTGTGCCGTGCACGCCGTCGTACACGAGATGGAGAT